A region of Arabidopsis thaliana chromosome 5, partial sequence DNA encodes the following proteins:
- a CDS encoding DUF4228 domain protein, which produces MKNMGRSLINSCFPIIRRRQGIVTLVFFEHVSTKTLCGFKKHVAGEIMFEFPDQIVCHADSFYIGRQIPALAMDDYLIPGQTYFVLPIERFQYKILTTSCLSIFNSNLENVRSNTPPLNFTAPSSPPPFEYSQGPNGKILIKVSPEFIISLICKNRNIREEEATSCGENSAICNSPELKKQYDQLVGTREHMWSPNLQTISEHKIRVSPLRFFGLNRKQDEVN; this is translated from the coding sequence ATGAAAAATATGGGAAGATCTCTAATCAATTCTTGTTTTCCGATAATCCGTAGACGCCAAGGAATAGTCACGCTTGTTTTCTTTGAGCATGTATCAACAAAAACCCTATGTGGCTTCAAGAAACATGTTGCTGGAGAAATCATGTTTGAGTTTCCTGATCAAATCGTGTGCCATGCAGATTCTTTTTACATCGGTCGTCAGATTCCAGCTCTAGCCATGGACGACTATCTAATCCCAGGTCAAACTTATTTCGTCTTACCGATCGAACGTTTTCAATACAAAATCTTAACCACTTCGTGTCTCTCAATCTTCAACTCTAATCTTGAAAACGTTCGGTCAAACACTCCACCGTTGAATTTCACTGCGCCGTCGAGTCCACCACCGTTTGAGTATTCTCAGGGACCAAACGGAAAGATTCTGATAAAAGTTTCTCCGGAGTTTATCATTAGTCTTATAtgtaaaaacagaaacatcagagaagaagaagccacaAGTTGTGGTGAAAACAGTGCGATTTGTAATTCTCCCGAGTTAAAGAAGCAGTATGATCAGCTTGTTGGAACGAGAGAGCACATGTGGTCACCGAATTTGCAGACGATCTCCGAGCATAAGATTAGGGTTTCTCCATTAAGGTTCTTCGGTCTAAATCGGAAGCAAGATGAAGTGAATTGA
- a CDS encoding uncharacterized protein (unknown protein; BEST Arabidopsis thaliana protein match is: unknown protein (TAIR:AT3G14190.1); Has 30201 Blast hits to 17322 proteins in 780 species: Archae - 12; Bacteria - 1396; Metazoa - 17338; Fungi - 3422; Plants - 5037; Viruses - 0; Other Eukaryotes - 2996 (source: NCBI BLink).), with product MANTILRGQMIFQDENALAALGKKAVAAGKGKSSLAAPKKNGAGFGSRKALHDITNKSKLQPQASSTTRKDVEGVDFDIAKEGFLHDHSKCIEEQQQDQWDSYFSEHIILHGHETNIKEGVPQYNNIQEIDAENSWDELKEIPMEEFSDLLECSTQWRSPPDSLSHHHSSLPSSPLPWHFETVEFKLKEDEDTT from the exons ATGGCCAACACAATTCTTCGCGGGCAGATGATTTTTCAGGACGAGAATGCATTGGCGGCCCTTggaaaaa AGGCGGTTGCTGCTGGAAAAGGTAAGAGTTCACTCGCAGCTCCAAAGAAAAATGGGGCGGGTTTCGGAAGCCGCAAGGCTCTCCATGACATTACAAACAAGTCAAAGTTGCAACCTCAAGCTTCATCCACGACGAGGAAGGATGTTGAGGGAGTGGATTTTGACATAGCAAAGGAAGGTTTCTTGCATGATCACAGCAAATGCAttgaagaacaacaacaagaccAGTGGGATAGCTACTTCTCTGAACACATCATCCTGCATGGACATG AGACAAACATCAAAGAAGGGGTTCCTCAATACAATAATATTCAAGAG ATTGATGCTGAGAACAGCTGGGATGAACTCAAAGAGATACCAATGGAGGAGTTTTCCGATCTGCTGGAATGCTCAACTCAATGGCGCTCACCACCAGACTCACTAAGCCATCACCATTCTTCGTTACCTTCATCGCCTTTGCCATGGCATTTTGAAACTGTAGAATTCAAGCTCAAGGAGGATGAAGACACCACTTGA
- the LRP1 gene encoding Lateral root primordium (LRP) protein-like protein (LATERAL ROOT PRIMORDIUM 1 (LRP1); FUNCTIONS IN: protein homodimerization activity; INVOLVED IN: response to auxin stimulus, root development; LOCATED IN: cellular_component unknown; EXPRESSED IN: 15 plant structures; EXPRESSED DURING: 7 growth stages; CONTAINS InterPro DOMAIN/s: Lateral Root Primordium type 1, C-terminal (InterPro:IPR006511), Zinc finger, Lateral Root Primordium type 1 (InterPro:IPR006510), Protein of unknown function DUF702 (InterPro:IPR007818); BEST Arabidopsis thaliana protein match is: SHI-related sequence 7 (TAIR:AT1G19790.2); Has 30201 Blast hits to 17322 proteins in 780 species: Archae - 12; Bacteria - 1396; Metazoa - 17338; Fungi - 3422; Plants - 5037; Viruses - 0; Other Eukaryotes - 2996 (source: NCBI BLink).): MGMVGLRDVFLVAPAYHHQNAGVISGSDHMNSNAAAAAALGVGVIPLLTAGTPQQNVEDSDINFLGNNRRWQNNNNNHETQYLHFKSTNQTTVGTSSNNSGSGSGASGTATCQDCGNQAKKECKQRRCRTCCKSRGFDCSTHVKSTWVSAARRRERQVMPTGANPTAGSSLSTSSGTKKPRIVGSQQQQQQQATSHTSTSNTPPQSFETSSSRQDGGGSREAWPGQVRAAAVFKCVRVTAVEDGDDEYAYQAVVKIGGHVFKGFLYDQGLEPKEGFPSMSDLHLGGSANNHNGVSASAPILDPPNVVYGGGGGSGGGFYS, encoded by the exons ATGGGCATGGTTGGTCTAAGAGATGTATTCCTTGTTGCTCCGGCTTATCACCACCAGAACGCCGGAGTGATATCTGGATCCGATCATATGAACAGTAATGCAGCTGCGGCGGCGGCGCTCGGTGTCGGAGTGATTCCTCTACTCACGGCGGGTACACCGCAGCAAAACGTGGAAGACTCCGACATTAACTTCCTCGGAAACAACCGGAGATGGCagaataacaacaacaaccacgAAACGCAGTATCTTCACTTCAAGAGTACTAACCAGACAACGGTCGGAACGAGCTCGAACAACTCGGGGTCTGGCTCAGGCGCATCAGGAACCGCCACGTGTCAAGACTGTGGAAATCAGGCGAAGAAAGAGTGTAAGCAGAGGCGGTGTAGGACTTGCTGCAAGAGCCGTGGCTTTGATTGTTCTACTCACGTGAAGAGCACGTGGGTCTCTGCTGCTCGGCGGAGAGAGAGGCAGGTCATGCCTACCGGCGCTAATCCAACGGCTGGCTCGTCTCTTTCGACCTCCTCCGGGACGAAGAAGCCGAGGATCGTAGGgtctcaacaacaacaacaacaacaagccACTTCTCATACTTCAACTTCTAACACACCACCTCAAAGTTTCGAGACCAGCTCCAGCCGACAAG ACGGAGGAGGGTCAAGGGAAGCATGGCCAGGGCAGGTTAGGGCAGCGGCGGTGTTCAAGTGTGTTAGAGTAACGGCAGTGGAGGACGGGGATGATGAGTACGCGTACCAAGCGGTGGTGAAAATCGGCGGCCATGTCTTTAAAGGATTCTTGTACGATCAAGGGCTTGAACCAAAAGAAGGTTTTCCTAGTATGTCGGATTTGCATTTAGGTGGTTCAGCCAATAACCATAACGGAGTTTCTGCCTCGGCGCCTATTCTCGACCCGCCTAATGTTGtttatggtggtggtggaggttcAGGCGGTGGGTTTTACAGTTAA
- the LRP1 gene encoding Lateral root primordium (LRP) protein-like protein (LATERAL ROOT PRIMORDIUM 1 (LRP1); FUNCTIONS IN: protein homodimerization activity; INVOLVED IN: response to auxin stimulus, root development; LOCATED IN: cellular_component unknown; EXPRESSED IN: 15 plant structures; EXPRESSED DURING: 7 growth stages; CONTAINS InterPro DOMAIN/s: Zinc finger, Lateral Root Primordium type 1 (InterPro:IPR006510), Protein of unknown function DUF702 (InterPro:IPR007818); BEST Arabidopsis thaliana protein match is: SHI-related sequence 7 (TAIR:AT1G19790.2); Has 35333 Blast hits to 34131 proteins in 2444 species: Archae - 798; Bacteria - 22429; Metazoa - 974; Fungi - 991; Plants - 531; Viruses - 0; Other Eukaryotes - 9610 (source: NCBI BLink).), which yields MGMVGLRDVFLVAPAYHHQNAGVISGSDHMNSNAAAAAALGVGVIPLLTAGTPQQNVEDSDINFLGNNRRWQNNNNNHETQYLHFKSTNQTTVGTSSNNSGSGSGASGTATCQDCGNQAKKECKQRRCRTCCKSRGFDCSTHVKSTWVSAARRRERQVMPTGANPTAGSSLSTSSGTKKPRIVGSQQQQQQQATSHTSTSNTPPQSFETSSSRQGSFTFSLVYIAT from the coding sequence ATGGGCATGGTTGGTCTAAGAGATGTATTCCTTGTTGCTCCGGCTTATCACCACCAGAACGCCGGAGTGATATCTGGATCCGATCATATGAACAGTAATGCAGCTGCGGCGGCGGCGCTCGGTGTCGGAGTGATTCCTCTACTCACGGCGGGTACACCGCAGCAAAACGTGGAAGACTCCGACATTAACTTCCTCGGAAACAACCGGAGATGGCagaataacaacaacaaccacgAAACGCAGTATCTTCACTTCAAGAGTACTAACCAGACAACGGTCGGAACGAGCTCGAACAACTCGGGGTCTGGCTCAGGCGCATCAGGAACCGCCACGTGTCAAGACTGTGGAAATCAGGCGAAGAAAGAGTGTAAGCAGAGGCGGTGTAGGACTTGCTGCAAGAGCCGTGGCTTTGATTGTTCTACTCACGTGAAGAGCACGTGGGTCTCTGCTGCTCGGCGGAGAGAGAGGCAGGTCATGCCTACCGGCGCTAATCCAACGGCTGGCTCGTCTCTTTCGACCTCCTCCGGGACGAAGAAGCCGAGGATCGTAGGgtctcaacaacaacaacaacaacaagccACTTCTCATACTTCAACTTCTAACACACCACCTCAAAGTTTCGAGACCAGCTCCAGCCGACAAGGtagttttacattttcattagTATACATAGCTACATGa
- a CDS encoding Regulator of chromosome condensation (RCC1) family with FYVE zinc finger domain-containing protein (Regulator of chromosome condensation (RCC1) family with FYVE zinc finger domain; FUNCTIONS IN: chromatin binding, zinc ion binding, Ran GTPase binding; LOCATED IN: plasma membrane; EXPRESSED IN: 22 plant structures; EXPRESSED DURING: 13 growth stages; CONTAINS InterPro DOMAIN/s: Regulator of chromosome condensation, RCC1 (InterPro:IPR000408), Disease resistance/zinc finger/chromosome condensation-like region (InterPro:IPR013591), Regulator of chromosome condensation/beta-lactamase-inhibitor protein II (InterPro:IPR009091), Zinc finger, FYVE-type (InterPro:IPR000306), Zinc finger, FYVE-related (InterPro:IPR017455), Pleckstrin homology-type (InterPro:IPR011993), Zinc finger, FYVE/PHD-type (InterPro:IPR011011); BEST Arabidopsis thaliana protein match is: Regulator of chromosome condensation (RCC1) family with FYVE zinc finger domain (TAIR:AT5G19420.1); Has 23773 Blast hits to 8858 proteins in 456 species: Archae - 73; Bacteria - 2346; Metazoa - 9625; Fungi - 1299; Plants - 3027; Viruses - 3; Other Eukaryotes - 7400 (source: NCBI BLink).) — MSRNGRMASDLSRAGPVERDIEQAIIALKKGAYLLKYGRRGKPKFCPFRLSNDETVLIWFSGNEEKHLKLSHVSRIISGQRTPIFQRYPRPEKEYQSFSLIYSERSLDVICKDKDEAEVWFTGLKALISHCHQRNRRTESRSDGTPSEANSPRTYTRRSSPLHSPFSSNDSLQKDGSNHLRIHSPFESPPKNGLDKAFSDMALYAVPPKGFYPSDSATISVHSGGSDSMHGHMRGMGMDAFRVSMSSAVSSSSHGSGHDDGDALGDVFIWGEGIGEGVLGGGNRRVGSSFDIKMDSLLPKALESTIVLDVQNIACGGQHAVLVTKQGESFSWGEESEGRLGHGVDSNIQQPKLIDALNTTNIELVACGEFHSCAVTLSGDLYTWGKGDFGVLGHGNEVSHWVPKRVNFLLEGIHVSSIACGPYHTAVVTSAGQLFTFGDGTFGVLGHGDKKSVFIPREVDSLKGLRTVRAACGVWHTAAVVEVMVGSSSSSNCSSGKLFTWGDGDKGRLGHGNKEPKLVPTCVAALVEPNFCQVACGHSLTVALTTSGHVYTMGSPVYGQLGNSHADGKTPNRVEGKLHKSFVEEIACGAYHVAVLTSRTEVYTWGKGSNGRLGHGDVDDRNSPTLVESLKDKQVKSIACGTNFTAAVCIHRWASGMDQSMCSGCRQPFSFKRKRHNCYNCGLVFCHSCTSKKSLKACMAPNPNKPYRVCDKCFNKLKKTMETDPSSHSSLSRRGSINQGSDPIDKDDKFDSRSDGQLARFSLMESMRQVDSRHKKNKKYEFNSSRVSPIPSGSSQRGALNIAKSFNPVFGASKKFFSASVPGSRIVSRATSPISRRPSPPRSTTPTPTLSGLATPKFVVDDTKRTNDNLSQEVVKLRSQVESLTRKAQLQEVELERTTKQLKEALAITNEETTRCKAAKEVIKSLTAQLKDMAERLPVGSARTVKSPPSLNSFGSSPGRIDPFNILNQANSQESEPNGITTPMFSNGTMTPAFGNGEATNEARNEKEWVEQDEPGVYITLTALAGGARDLKRVRFSRKRFSEIQAEQWWADNRGRVYEQYNVRMVDKASEDLPR, encoded by the exons atgtcGAGAAACGGAAGGATGGCTTCGGATCTTAGTAGAGCTGGTCCTGTGGAGAGAGATATCGAGCAg GCTATCATTGCCCTGAAAAAGGGAGCTTACTTGCTAAAGTATGGAAGAAGAGGGAAACCTAAGTTCTGCCCATTTCGCCTTTCTAAT GATGAAACTGTTTTGATATGGTTCTCTGGAAACGAGGAGAAACATCTGAAGCTGAGCCATGTTTCTAGGATCATATCTGGACAACGCACT CCTATTTTTCAGAGGTATCCTCGTCCCGAGAAGGAATATCAGTCGTTTTCACTAATATATAGTGAGAGGTCTTTGGATGTG ATATGTAAGGATAAAGATGAGGCTGAGGTGTGGTTTACTGGTCTTAAGGCCTTGATTTCGCATTGCCATCAAAGAAACAGGAGAACTGAATCAAGAAGTGACGGTACACCATCTGAAGCTAATAGCCCAAGAACATATACCCGGAGAAGCTCTCCTTTACATTCTCCATTTAGTAGCAATGACAGTTTGCAGAAG GATGGTTCTAATCACCTTCGTATTCATAGTCCATTTGAGAGCCCGCCTAAGAATGGCCTCGACAAGGCATTTTCGGACATGGCTTTATATGCAGTTCCTCCAAAAGGATTTTACCCCTCAGATTCTGCAACTATTTCTGTTCATTCTGGAGGCTCGGATAGCATGCATGGACATATGAGGGGTATGGGCATGGATGCCTTTAGAGTTAGTATGTCAAGTGCTGTTAGTTCCTCGAGCCATGGTTCTGGTCATGATGATGGAGATGCATTAGGAGATGTTTTCATCTGGGGAGAAGGCATAGGAGAAGGTGTTTTGGGTGGTGGAAACCGTAGAGTTGGTAGttcatttgatataaaaatggATTCCTTATTGCCAAAAGCTTTAGAATCTACAATAGTACTGGACGTCCAAAATATTGCTTGTGGTGGACAGCACGCTGTCCTCGTGACAAAACAAGGGGAAAGTTTTTCTTGGGGAGAGGAATCTGAAGGCAGGCTTGGCCACGGTGTTGATTCCAATATTCAACAACCAAAGCTCATCGATGCACTCAACACCACAAATATTGAGCTTGTAGCATGTGGTGAATTTCATAGTTGTGCAGTTACCCTATCAGGGGATTTGTATACCTGGGGTAAAGGAGATTTTGGTGTTCTTGGACATGGAAATGAAGTAAGTCACTGGGTCCCTAAGAGGGTTAATTTTCTGCTGGAAGGGATACATGTATCATCTATTGCTTGTGGACCTTACCACACAGCAGTCGTTACCTCTGCTGGGCAGTTGTTTACTTTTGGTGATGGGACCTTTGGTGTTTTAGGCCACGGAGACAAGAAAAGTGTTTTCATACCTCGGGAGGTAGACTCTTTGAAAGGTCTTCGCACTGTCCGGGCAGCTTGTGGTGTATGGCACACAGCAGCAGTTGTGGAAGTAATGGTTGGGAGCTCAAGCTCAAGTAATTGCTCTTCTGGAAAGCTCTTTACATGGGGTGATGGTGATAAGGGTCGTCTTGGTCATGGTAATAAAGAACCAAAACTTGTGCCTACCTGTGTTGCTGCTCTGGTTGAACCCAATTTTTGCCAAGTTGCATGTGGGCACAGTCTAACGGTTGCACTTACAACATCAGGCCATGTCTATACTATGGGCAGTCCTGTCTATGGTCAGCTTGGAAACTCACATGCAGACGGAAAAACTCCAAACCGTGTCGAAGGTAAACTTCACAAGAGTTTTGTCGAAGAGATAGCCTGTGGTGCTTATCATGTTGCAGTTTTAACTTCGAGGACTGAGGTTTACACTTGGGGAAAGGGATCAAATGGTAGACTTGGTCATGGAGATGTAGATGATAGAAATTCCCCGACATTGGTTGAGTCACTTAAGGATAAACAGGTGAAAAGTATTGCCTGTGGCACTAACTTCACAGCAGCTGTCTGCATTCACAGGTGGGCATCAGGGATGGACCAGTCCATGTGTTCAGGTTGCCGTCAGCCCTTcagttttaaaagaaagaggCACAATTGCTATAATTGCGGACTAGTGTTTTGCCACTCGTGCACTAGTAAAAAGTCATTGAAGGCTTGTATGGCACCGAACCCCAACAAACCATATCGAGTGTGTGATAAGTGTtttaacaaattgaaaaagacCATGGAAACAGATCCATCATCCCATTCTTCTCTGAGTAGAAGAGGAAGCATTAACCAGGGATCAGATCCCATTGACAAAGATGACAAGTTCGATTCTAGATCCGATGGACAGTTAGCTAGATTTTCATTAATGGAATCCATGAGACAAGTGGACAGTCGAcataagaagaacaagaagtaTGAATTCAATAGTAGTCGTGTCTCACCCATACCGAGTGGAAGCTCTCAACGGGGTGCACTTAACATAGCCAAGTCTTTCAATCCAGTATTTGGAGCATCAAAGAAGTTCTTCTCAGCTTCTGTTCCTGGTTCTCGAATTGTGTCTCGGGCAACTTCCCCAATATCGAGGCGTCCTAGTCCACCCCGGTCAACTACACCGACTCCCACTCTTTCAGGACTAGCCACACCAAAATTTGTAGTGGATGATACTAAGAGAACCAATGATAACCTAAGCCAAGAGGTCGTTAAGCTAAGATCTCAG GTTGAAAGTCTTACAAGGAAGGCCCAGCTTCAAGAAGTTGAGCTGGAAAGAACAACCAAGCAGCTAAAAGAGGCGTTGGCAATAACTAATGAAGAAACGACAAGATGCAAGGCAGCAAAAGAAGTGATCAAATCACTTACCGCTCAA TTAAAAGACATGGCCGAAAGATTACCCGTTGGATCAGCTCGGACTGTGAAGTCTCCTCCTTCTCTTAACTCATTTGGTTCCAGCCCTGGTCGCATTGACCCTTTTAATATCTTAAACCAAGCAAATAGCCAAGAATCCGAGCCAAATGGCATCACGACCCCAATGTTTTCTAATGGGACCATGACACCTGCATTTGGGAATGGTGAAGCAACGAATGAAGCACGGAACGAGAAGGAATGGGTTGAACAAGATGAACCTGGTGTCTATATCACTCTTACAGCCTTAGCCGGAGGTGCTAGAGATCTCAAACGCGTCCGTTTCAG CCGAAAAAGGTTTAGTGAGATACAAGCAGAACAGTGGTGGGCAGATAACAGAGGAAGAGTCTATGAACAATACAATGTTCGCATGGTTGACAAAGCCAGTGAGGACTTGCCTCGCTGA
- the LRP1 gene encoding Lateral root primordium (LRP) protein-like protein (LATERAL ROOT PRIMORDIUM 1 (LRP1); FUNCTIONS IN: protein homodimerization activity; INVOLVED IN: response to auxin stimulus, root development; LOCATED IN: cellular_component unknown; EXPRESSED IN: 15 plant structures; EXPRESSED DURING: 7 growth stages; CONTAINS InterPro DOMAIN/s: Lateral Root Primordium type 1, C-terminal (InterPro:IPR006511), Protein of unknown function DUF702 (InterPro:IPR007818), Zinc finger, Lateral Root Primordium type 1 (InterPro:IPR006510); BEST Arabidopsis thaliana protein match is: SHI-related sequence 7 (TAIR:AT1G19790.2).): MYIGALCSVATTRRHNLPTSDSGAFTDWAATTTTPSRATEDLSLGFNAGSSVIHGGLGSASVAAGVPSWPPGSSVRYGLPSSAAATEMGMVGLRDVFLVAPAYHHQNAGVISGSDHMNSNAAAAAALGVGVIPLLTAGTPQQNVEDSDINFLGNNRRWQNNNNNHETQYLHFKSTNQTTVGTSSNNSGSGSGASGTATCQDCGNQAKKECKQRRCRTCCKSRGFDCSTHVKSTWVSAARRRERQVMPTGANPTAGSSLSTSSGTKKPRIVGSQQQQQQQATSHTSTSNTPPQSFETSSSRQDGGGSREAWPGQVRAAAVFKCVRVTAVEDGDDEYAYQAVVKIGGHVFKGFLYDQGLEPKEGFPSMSDLHLGGSANNHNGVSASAPILDPPNVVYGGGGGSGGGFYS, from the exons ATGTACATTGGAGCTTTGTGCT CTGTGGCTACAACGAGGAGGCATAATCTACCGACGTCGGATTCCGGTGCGTTCACCGACTGGGCGGCCACGACGACGACACCTTCCCGTGCCACCGAGGATCTCTCTCTTGGTTTCAATGCTGGTTCCTCCGTCATCCACGGTGGTTTAGGCTCAGCTTCCGTCGCCGCCGGCGTTCCATCATGGCCTCCGGGATCTTCTGTCCGTTACGGCCTACCTTCTTCGGCGGCGGCGACGGAGATGGGCATGGTTGGTCTAAGAGATGTATTCCTTGTTGCTCCGGCTTATCACCACCAGAACGCCGGAGTGATATCTGGATCCGATCATATGAACAGTAATGCAGCTGCGGCGGCGGCGCTCGGTGTCGGAGTGATTCCTCTACTCACGGCGGGTACACCGCAGCAAAACGTGGAAGACTCCGACATTAACTTCCTCGGAAACAACCGGAGATGGCagaataacaacaacaaccacgAAACGCAGTATCTTCACTTCAAGAGTACTAACCAGACAACGGTCGGAACGAGCTCGAACAACTCGGGGTCTGGCTCAGGCGCATCAGGAACCGCCACGTGTCAAGACTGTGGAAATCAGGCGAAGAAAGAGTGTAAGCAGAGGCGGTGTAGGACTTGCTGCAAGAGCCGTGGCTTTGATTGTTCTACTCACGTGAAGAGCACGTGGGTCTCTGCTGCTCGGCGGAGAGAGAGGCAGGTCATGCCTACCGGCGCTAATCCAACGGCTGGCTCGTCTCTTTCGACCTCCTCCGGGACGAAGAAGCCGAGGATCGTAGGgtctcaacaacaacaacaacaacaagccACTTCTCATACTTCAACTTCTAACACACCACCTCAAAGTTTCGAGACCAGCTCCAGCCGACAAG ACGGAGGAGGGTCAAGGGAAGCATGGCCAGGGCAGGTTAGGGCAGCGGCGGTGTTCAAGTGTGTTAGAGTAACGGCAGTGGAGGACGGGGATGATGAGTACGCGTACCAAGCGGTGGTGAAAATCGGCGGCCATGTCTTTAAAGGATTCTTGTACGATCAAGGGCTTGAACCAAAAGAAGGTTTTCCTAGTATGTCGGATTTGCATTTAGGTGGTTCAGCCAATAACCATAACGGAGTTTCTGCCTCGGCGCCTATTCTCGACCCGCCTAATGTTGtttatggtggtggtggaggttcAGGCGGTGGGTTTTACAGTTAA
- a CDS encoding DUF4228 domain protein (unknown protein; BEST Arabidopsis thaliana protein match is: unknown protein (TAIR:AT1G28190.1); Has 30201 Blast hits to 17322 proteins in 780 species: Archae - 12; Bacteria - 1396; Metazoa - 17338; Fungi - 3422; Plants - 5037; Viruses - 0; Other Eukaryotes - 2996 (source: NCBI BLink).), protein MGRSLINSCFPIIRRRQGIVTLVFFEHVSTKTLCGFKKHVAGEIMFEFPDQIVCHADSFYIGRQIPALAMDDYLIPGQTYFVLPIERFQYKILTTSCLSIFNSNLENVRSNTPPLNFTAPSSPPPFEYSQGPNGKILIKVSPEFIISLICKNRNIREEEATSCGENSAICNSPELKKQYDQLVGTREHMWSPNLQTISEHKIRVSPLRFFGLNRKQDEVN, encoded by the coding sequence ATGGGAAGATCTCTAATCAATTCTTGTTTTCCGATAATCCGTAGACGCCAAGGAATAGTCACGCTTGTTTTCTTTGAGCATGTATCAACAAAAACCCTATGTGGCTTCAAGAAACATGTTGCTGGAGAAATCATGTTTGAGTTTCCTGATCAAATCGTGTGCCATGCAGATTCTTTTTACATCGGTCGTCAGATTCCAGCTCTAGCCATGGACGACTATCTAATCCCAGGTCAAACTTATTTCGTCTTACCGATCGAACGTTTTCAATACAAAATCTTAACCACTTCGTGTCTCTCAATCTTCAACTCTAATCTTGAAAACGTTCGGTCAAACACTCCACCGTTGAATTTCACTGCGCCGTCGAGTCCACCACCGTTTGAGTATTCTCAGGGACCAAACGGAAAGATTCTGATAAAAGTTTCTCCGGAGTTTATCATTAGTCTTATAtgtaaaaacagaaacatcagagaagaagaagccacaAGTTGTGGTGAAAACAGTGCGATTTGTAATTCTCCCGAGTTAAAGAAGCAGTATGATCAGCTTGTTGGAACGAGAGAGCACATGTGGTCACCGAATTTGCAGACGATCTCCGAGCATAAGATTAGGGTTTCTCCATTAAGGTTCTTCGGTCTAAATCGGAAGCAAGATGAAGTGAATTGA